In the Victivallis sp. Marseille-Q1083 genome, one interval contains:
- the rfaP gene encoding lipopolysaccharide core heptose(I) kinase RfaP: MKLFLDNFFTELWRGREPFGAVEQLTGEEFRNVKSRRTIRFVIDGRGFFLKFHRGVGWREIFKNLLQGKRPVLGAGNEFAALKCLKEWQIETMTPCAFGERGWNPARLESFLITAELTDCISLEDFCRPWPQEPPPFALKKALIESLARTSRTLHRNGLNHRDYYLCHYLLDRQASAAGRLRLYLIDLHRAQLRRKTPYRYVVKDVAGLWFSAMDIGLTRRDLLRFMRLYRNRPLRDILQQDAGFWRTVDRTARKLYCKEFRRQPAVGAFDE; the protein is encoded by the coding sequence ATGAAGCTGTTTCTGGATAATTTCTTTACCGAACTCTGGCGCGGGCGGGAGCCGTTTGGCGCAGTGGAACAACTGACCGGCGAAGAATTCCGCAATGTCAAAAGCCGCCGGACCATTCGTTTCGTCATCGACGGGCGCGGTTTCTTCCTGAAATTCCACCGGGGCGTCGGTTGGCGGGAAATCTTTAAAAATCTGTTGCAGGGCAAACGGCCGGTATTGGGCGCCGGCAATGAGTTTGCGGCGCTGAAGTGTCTGAAGGAGTGGCAGATCGAGACGATGACCCCCTGCGCGTTCGGGGAGCGCGGCTGGAATCCGGCGCGGCTGGAATCCTTTTTGATCACGGCGGAATTGACCGACTGCATCAGCCTGGAGGATTTCTGCCGGCCCTGGCCGCAGGAGCCGCCGCCGTTTGCGCTGAAAAAAGCGCTGATCGAATCACTGGCCCGAACCAGTCGGACTTTGCATCGCAACGGCTTGAATCACCGGGATTACTATCTCTGCCATTACCTGCTGGATCGCCAGGCGTCGGCGGCCGGTCGACTGCGCCTCTATTTGATCGACCTGCACCGGGCGCAACTGCGCCGTAAAACGCCTTACCGGTATGTGGTCAAGGATGTTGCCGGCTTATGGTTTTCGGCGATGGATATCGGTTTGACGCGCCGTGACCTGCTGCGTTTCATGCGCCTTTACCGCAACCGGCCGCTGCGCGACATCCTGCAGCAGGATGCCGGTTTCTGGCGGACCGTCGATCGGACGGCACGCAAACTGTATTGCAAGGAATTCCGGCGCCAGCCGGCCGTCGGAGCATTCGATGAGTGA
- the truA gene encoding tRNA pseudouridine(38-40) synthase TruA: MSETTACDIPPEQPAGRLLLEISFDGSEYAGWQIQPHCRTVQEVLQSILSKLFAGAPIHLTGSSRTDAGVHALGFAASFTYPHRPIIPMEKLKQALNRLLPGAIRIRKITAVPLEFHARFDAVGKAYTYVLNRGEETPFSGKYSWHLRQPIDLAAIAAAAGCLEGTHDFSSFVVERKKIDDAVRTIYAIELAEFGDFICLTFKGNGFLYKMIRCLTGTLEAVGAGRLTPDEVPRILAARNRLAAPDTAPAHGLFLMKVFYQQPALQEFRLRQVPFFIGAE; encoded by the coding sequence ATGAGTGAAACGACGGCATGCGACATTCCGCCGGAACAGCCGGCCGGCCGGCTGTTGCTGGAAATCAGTTTCGACGGCAGCGAATACGCCGGCTGGCAGATTCAACCGCATTGCCGGACTGTGCAGGAGGTGTTGCAGAGCATCCTGTCGAAATTGTTCGCCGGCGCGCCGATTCATCTGACGGGCAGCAGCCGGACCGATGCCGGCGTCCATGCGTTGGGGTTCGCCGCCAGTTTCACCTACCCGCACCGGCCGATTATTCCAATGGAAAAGCTGAAGCAGGCTTTGAACCGGCTGCTGCCGGGCGCTATCCGCATCCGGAAGATCACCGCAGTGCCGCTGGAATTTCACGCCCGGTTCGACGCAGTGGGCAAAGCCTACACTTATGTTTTGAACCGCGGGGAAGAAACCCCCTTTTCGGGGAAGTATTCCTGGCACCTGCGGCAGCCGATCGATCTGGCGGCGATTGCCGCCGCCGCCGGCTGTCTGGAAGGAACGCATGATTTTTCCTCTTTCGTCGTGGAGCGCAAGAAAATCGACGACGCGGTGCGGACCATCTATGCGATCGAACTTGCCGAGTTCGGCGATTTCATTTGCCTGACGTTCAAAGGCAACGGTTTTCTCTACAAGATGATCCGTTGTCTGACCGGAACGCTGGAGGCGGTCGGCGCCGGCCGGCTGACGCCGGATGAGGTGCCGCGTATTCTGGCGGCCCGCAACCGGCTGGCCGCCCCGGATACCGCGCCGGCCCACGGGCTGTTTCTGATGAAAGTATTCTACCAACAGCCGGCCCTGCAGGAATTCCGGCTCCGGCAGGTACCGTTTTTCATCGGAGCGGAATGA
- a CDS encoding glycosyltransferase family 39 protein, with the protein MIIPSKCKIPLLIFFCALCAFTTGLYSAEIIRINCRFALFTAEIGQYGLGLFPTLYGKPYTDYPSTMVYFMYLASWGGRYINMLTLTLPTALAAAYLVMMTYLIGRKISKRLGLYAVCFLFLSFEFLSIARAPNLDVFTAAATITAFYLMYSADLSGRPWCWRLVWLPFCVAFSFAVRGPMGVLIPAAVIIAYYLVNRRWMATLWSAIVCGLTALLCMWFFLQLCAWQGGHNLLWLFFDDQILSRFGSTKPFWYFFTNAAGSYALTYPLALLVIVVYGKKLCRQRPDEAKPHETLLRLLAGWILIVLLGMSIPGTKHLRYVVPVIPAMALLCGLLMLNFDHLKLFDWLKKYLLRAAEVLPFATLLAVVINFIVFRYGLTPAVRMPFFMPILICGILCLLVILTFHKSKPSYREMVLLAVAACTMVVIRAMIVMPVENAGESSRQFVADAEQSRRNARLHYYFLGPDGDELKYLVNLPAEKRFIGRYVIPPDPRQQPTDPEAPASRGVLKLIDYFPNDRQTVFLPRYDIQDDIYALLQFPAEDCFLTRQERFDALPADLKKHFEVVAAGQLGHQDGVIFRRKKVTETTQ; encoded by the coding sequence ATGATTATTCCATCCAAATGTAAAATTCCGCTGTTGATCTTTTTTTGCGCGCTGTGCGCCTTCACCACCGGCTTATATTCCGCCGAAATCATCCGGATCAACTGCCGTTTCGCGCTGTTCACGGCCGAAATCGGCCAATACGGCCTCGGTTTGTTTCCTACGCTGTACGGCAAACCGTACACCGATTATCCGTCGACGATGGTCTATTTCATGTACCTGGCCAGTTGGGGCGGCCGTTACATCAACATGCTGACCCTGACGCTGCCGACGGCGCTGGCGGCAGCCTATCTGGTGATGATGACTTACCTGATCGGCCGGAAGATCTCCAAACGGCTGGGTTTGTATGCGGTTTGCTTTTTATTTCTGTCCTTTGAATTTTTATCGATCGCCCGGGCACCCAACCTGGATGTCTTTACCGCGGCGGCGACGATCACCGCTTTTTATCTGATGTATTCCGCCGATTTAAGCGGCAGGCCCTGGTGCTGGCGGCTGGTATGGCTGCCGTTCTGTGTCGCGTTCAGCTTCGCGGTGCGCGGTCCGATGGGTGTTTTGATTCCTGCCGCCGTGATCATCGCTTATTATCTGGTAAACCGGCGCTGGATGGCAACGCTCTGGTCGGCAATCGTCTGCGGCCTGACCGCCTTGCTCTGCATGTGGTTTTTCCTGCAACTCTGCGCCTGGCAGGGCGGCCACAATCTGCTGTGGCTGTTTTTCGACGACCAGATTCTCAGCCGTTTCGGCAGCACCAAGCCGTTCTGGTACTTTTTCACCAATGCGGCCGGCTCCTATGCGCTGACCTATCCGCTGGCACTGCTGGTCATCGTCGTCTACGGCAAAAAATTATGCCGGCAGCGGCCGGATGAAGCGAAACCGCATGAGACTTTGCTGCGATTGCTGGCCGGCTGGATTCTCATCGTCCTGCTGGGCATGAGCATTCCCGGGACCAAACATCTGCGGTATGTCGTGCCGGTGATTCCGGCGATGGCGCTGCTGTGCGGTCTGCTGATGCTCAATTTCGATCATTTGAAATTGTTCGACTGGTTGAAAAAATACCTGCTGCGGGCGGCGGAAGTATTGCCGTTCGCCACGCTGCTCGCCGTCGTCATCAACTTCATTGTATTCCGTTACGGTCTGACGCCTGCAGTCCGGATGCCATTTTTCATGCCGATTCTGATTTGCGGCATCCTCTGCCTGCTGGTCATTCTGACCTTTCACAAATCGAAGCCGTCCTACCGGGAAATGGTTCTGCTGGCGGTGGCCGCCTGTACGATGGTGGTCATCCGGGCGATGATCGTCATGCCGGTCGAGAACGCCGGCGAAAGCAGCCGGCAATTCGTCGCCGACGCCGAACAATCCCGGCGGAACGCCCGTCTGCATTACTATTTCCTCGGCCCGGACGGCGACGAATTGAAATACCTGGTCAACCTGCCGGCGGAAAAGCGCTTCATCGGCCGTTACGTCATTCCGCCGGACCCGCGCCAGCAGCCGACCGATCCCGAGGCTCCAGCCAGCCGGGGCGTGCTGAAATTGATCGATTATTTTCCGAATGACCGCCAAACCGTCTTCCTGCCGCGCTATGACATTCAGGATGACATCTACGCCCTGCTGCAATTCCCTGCGGAAGATTGTTTTCTGACCCGTCAGGAACGTTTCGACGCGCTGCCGGCCGACTTGAAGAAACATTTCGAAGTGGTTGCGGCCGGCCAACTGGGCCATCAGGACGGCGTCATTTTCCGGCGGAAAAAAGTGACGGAAACGACGCAATGA
- a CDS encoding ATP-binding cassette domain-containing protein: MLRLRQLTVARNDQILLQDINLELAPGSKTLIVGPSGSGKSSLLATIAGLLEPAAGEIYVDGIRQTADNLAGLRRQVAIIEQEPVLAAATVREALLLPFRFKANAGRQPDGQRLRQVLEELNLSAQLLNRRCHDLSGGEKQRLAIARVLLLDRRLILADEVTSALDDASCEEVSRCLMRPALTVLAVSHDERLFELFPAIYLAVDRKLVRKDRR, translated from the coding sequence ATGCTGCGGCTACGCCAACTGACGGTAGCGAGAAACGATCAGATCTTGCTGCAGGACATCAATCTGGAACTGGCACCCGGCAGCAAGACGCTGATCGTCGGACCATCGGGCAGCGGCAAATCCTCGCTGCTGGCCACCATTGCCGGACTTCTGGAGCCGGCCGCCGGTGAAATTTATGTCGACGGCATCCGGCAGACGGCGGACAATTTGGCCGGGTTACGCCGGCAGGTGGCCATTATCGAACAGGAACCGGTGCTGGCGGCAGCCACCGTCCGGGAAGCGCTGTTGCTGCCATTCCGTTTCAAAGCCAACGCCGGACGGCAACCCGACGGGCAGCGGCTCCGGCAGGTGCTGGAGGAGCTGAATTTATCCGCACAGTTGTTGAATCGCCGCTGTCATGATCTCTCCGGCGGAGAAAAACAACGGCTGGCCATCGCCCGGGTGCTGCTGCTGGACCGGCGTTTGATCCTCGCCGACGAAGTCACTTCCGCCCTGGACGACGCATCCTGCGAGGAGGTGAGCCGTTGTTTGATGCGCCCGGCCTTGACTGTTCTGGCGGTTTCCCATGATGAGCGGCTCTTCGAACTTTTTCCGGCGATTTATCTGGCGGTTGACCGGAAACTGGTGCGAAAGGACAGGCGATGA
- a CDS encoding glycosyltransferase family 2 protein: protein MAECKLTVLIVQYQTPELTKLCLRSLWKHTPPERIRVIVVDNNSHDDSIDYLRSLRNITLIERPGSAGETPAAMHARALDLGLQQVDTPYVLSIHTDTIIRSDRWLDYLLGRLEAEERIAGVGSWKLEIQSPLKRLGKQLETWFRRPPESERDGRYLRSHCALYRTELIRKYTDGFFDGDTAGRSLHRKLVEQGYRMIFLEPAELMRYLCHLNHATMVLNPAIAGKKTGTPAARRRIRRALDALDYRAILADDSLDRTMK, encoded by the coding sequence ATGGCTGAATGTAAGTTAACCGTTTTAATCGTTCAATACCAAACTCCGGAGCTGACCAAGTTATGCCTGCGTTCGTTGTGGAAGCATACGCCGCCCGAACGCATCCGGGTTATCGTCGTCGACAACAATTCCCATGATGACTCCATCGACTACCTGCGGAGTTTGCGCAACATTACCCTGATCGAGCGGCCCGGTTCGGCCGGGGAAACGCCGGCGGCAATGCATGCCCGGGCACTGGATTTGGGGCTGCAGCAGGTGGATACCCCTTACGTTCTGTCCATTCATACCGATACGATCATCCGTTCCGACCGCTGGCTGGATTATCTGCTCGGCCGCTTGGAAGCGGAGGAACGCATCGCCGGCGTCGGCAGTTGGAAACTGGAAATCCAATCGCCGCTGAAACGGCTGGGCAAACAGTTGGAAACCTGGTTCCGGCGCCCGCCGGAATCGGAACGGGACGGCCGCTACCTGCGCAGCCACTGCGCATTGTATCGAACCGAACTGATCCGGAAATATACCGACGGTTTTTTCGACGGCGATACCGCCGGCCGCTCCCTGCACCGCAAACTGGTGGAACAGGGCTATCGGATGATTTTTCTCGAGCCGGCCGAACTGATGCGCTATCTATGCCATCTGAATCACGCCACGATGGTGCTCAACCCGGCCATCGCCGGCAAGAAAACCGGCACTCCCGCCGCCCGCCGCCGCATCCGCCGGGCTCTGGACGCATTGGATTACCGGGCAATCCTGGCAGACGATTCGCTGGACCGGACAATGAAATGA
- a CDS encoding MBL fold metallo-hydrolase: MFVVRQLEVGGFDDNFSYLFYTREGRAALVDPTGELAVIRRAIAAVPVALQPGYIFLTHSHRDHFGDWPAILAMFPAPVVAHPAASLPIPFRAAGDRERLPLGTGFVEVLYTPGHSPDSVCYRLSDDDGLFTGDTLFVDCCGYGKTEELYRSLQQVIYPLPDSLPVYSGHNYGHLPVTQLGEEKRRNPYLKRQSLAAFSEAMKTL, from the coding sequence GTGTTCGTCGTGCGGCAATTGGAGGTCGGCGGCTTTGACGACAATTTTTCCTACCTGTTTTATACGCGGGAGGGGCGGGCGGCGCTGGTCGATCCGACCGGTGAGCTTGCCGTCATCCGGCGGGCGATTGCGGCGGTCCCGGTCGCGCTGCAGCCGGGTTATATCTTTCTCACCCACAGCCATCGGGATCATTTCGGCGACTGGCCGGCGATCCTGGCGATGTTTCCGGCGCCGGTGGTGGCGCATCCGGCCGCGTCGCTGCCGATTCCTTTCCGGGCGGCCGGAGACCGGGAACGGCTGCCGCTGGGAACCGGTTTCGTCGAAGTGCTTTATACCCCCGGGCACAGCCCGGACAGTGTTTGTTACCGTTTGAGCGATGACGACGGTTTGTTTACCGGCGATACGTTGTTCGTCGATTGCTGCGGCTACGGCAAGACGGAAGAACTGTACCGTTCGCTGCAGCAGGTGATCTATCCGCTGCCGGACTCACTGCCGGTTTATTCCGGTCACAACTACGGCCATCTGCCGGTGACGCAACTGGGAGAGGAAAAGCGGCGCAATCCCTATTTGAAGCGCCAGAGCCTGGCGGCGTTCAGCGAAGCGATGAAAACGCTTTGA
- a CDS encoding ABC transporter permease has protein sequence MLGATPQEAARPFFAEALRATLLPQLTTMGTLGIVSLPGMMTGQMLGGVSPLLAIKYQLAIMIAILVAMQLSAYCSLWLSSRSAFDCRGNLKFH, from the coding sequence TTGCTGGGCGCAACTCCGCAGGAAGCGGCCAGGCCGTTTTTTGCCGAAGCTCTGCGGGCGACCCTGCTGCCGCAGTTGACGACGATGGGAACGCTCGGCATCGTTTCATTGCCGGGCATGATGACCGGTCAGATGCTCGGGGGCGTTTCGCCGCTGCTGGCCATCAAATACCAACTGGCAATCATGATCGCCATTTTAGTCGCCATGCAGTTATCGGCTTATTGCAGTTTATGGTTGAGCAGCCGTTCGGCCTTCGATTGCCGCGGCAATCTGAAATTCCATTGA
- a CDS encoding glycosyltransferase family 4 protein — protein MKLAFALFKYFPYGGLQRDMLRLAEECRRRGHEITIYAREWQGEIPDGFAVRLLKPKTRSNHARALEFDRQLRQAVRQDRPALLIGFNRLSSLDVYFAADNCLQAWARHNRSWLYRRFPRYQAYQHLEAALFAPSSPTLIFSLTARQEQEYQHYYQTAPERFFRLPPGMPPDRRRTADAEAIRIAKRQELGLEPDRRLILQVGSGFKAKGVARAIRAVAALPAAWRRQVSYQVAGRDNPASLQKLARQLNVADQVKFLGPRDDIPALLQAADLMLHPAVNEAAATVLIESLAAGLPVLCSGATGYSEYIEAAGSGVVLPEPFDQTELDRQLARLLSGEALACYRRKALDFAAGHDLCNRHRVAADRIEQLLKERYEAVSG, from the coding sequence ATGAAACTGGCGTTCGCTCTGTTCAAATATTTTCCTTACGGCGGCCTGCAACGCGATATGCTGCGGCTGGCGGAAGAGTGCCGCCGGCGCGGCCATGAAATTACCATCTACGCCCGCGAATGGCAGGGGGAAATTCCGGACGGCTTTGCCGTGCGCCTGCTTAAACCGAAAACCCGCAGCAACCATGCCCGGGCGCTGGAATTCGATCGGCAACTGCGCCAGGCGGTCCGCCAGGATCGGCCGGCGTTGCTGATCGGTTTCAACCGTTTGAGTTCGCTCGATGTTTACTTCGCCGCCGACAATTGTCTGCAGGCCTGGGCGCGCCACAACCGCAGTTGGCTCTATCGCCGCTTCCCGCGTTACCAGGCCTACCAGCATCTGGAAGCGGCGTTGTTCGCACCGTCGAGTCCAACGTTGATCTTCAGCCTGACGGCGCGGCAGGAACAGGAATATCAACACTATTACCAGACCGCGCCGGAGCGTTTTTTCCGGCTGCCGCCGGGGATGCCGCCGGACCGCCGCCGGACCGCTGACGCCGAAGCAATCCGAATTGCCAAACGGCAGGAATTGGGCCTGGAGCCGGACCGGCGGCTGATTCTGCAGGTCGGTTCCGGCTTCAAAGCCAAAGGAGTGGCGCGGGCGATCCGGGCCGTCGCCGCCCTGCCCGCCGCTTGGCGGCGGCAGGTTAGCTATCAGGTCGCCGGCCGCGACAATCCGGCCTCCTTGCAGAAACTGGCCCGGCAATTGAACGTTGCCGACCAGGTGAAGTTTCTCGGTCCGCGCGATGACATACCGGCGTTGCTGCAGGCTGCCGACCTGATGCTGCATCCGGCGGTCAATGAAGCGGCGGCTACCGTTTTGATTGAGAGTCTGGCCGCCGGGCTGCCGGTATTGTGCAGCGGCGCGACCGGCTATTCGGAATATATCGAGGCGGCCGGCTCCGGCGTGGTATTGCCGGAGCCGTTCGACCAGACGGAATTGGACCGGCAATTGGCGCGGCTGTTATCCGGCGAAGCATTGGCTTGCTACCGCCGCAAAGCGCTTGACTTCGCCGCCGGCCATGATTTGTGCAACCGGCACCGGGTGGCTGCCGACCGCATTGAACAGCTACTCAAGGAGCGTTATGAAGCTGTTTCTGGATAA